A window of Anaerohalosphaeraceae bacterium genomic DNA:
CAGGAGGCGGTGCCGGTCAGCCAGGAGTTTTTGGCCTCGCCGGGCAGCGGGGCATCCTTGCCGGCGATAGTCTGAGCAAAGCAGTAGGGCTCGCTGCGGTAAACATCCAGCCGGTCCTCTTTGGCCGCCGGACAAATCCGCCGATACAGCTCCCACGCCTTGTCCCCGCGTCCGAGGATGGTTTCGGCGATAATTATCCAGGTGTTGTTGTGGCAGAAGACGCTCGCATTCTCCTTATAGCCGGGCGGATACGAGGTGATTTCGCCCAGATAGTCGCGGTAATAGGTAAAGGCGGGCTGCACAAGGACCATTCCATTCTCATCGGCCAGATGCTCCCAGGCACTGTCGAGGGCCTGTCGAGCTTTCCCATCCTCCAGCCCCAGGCCGGCCATCACGCCCCAGCCCTGCGTTTCGATAAAGATTTTGCCTTCGTCGCAGGAGGCCGAGCCGACGGGCCGCGAAAAATGGTCATACGCCCGGCGGAACCATTTGCCGTCCCAGCCGAACTGCATCACGGCTTCTTTCATTGCGGCGGCTTCTTTTTCGTAGGCATCTGCGGCTGCCGCATCGCCTCGCCGGCGCAGCAGGGCCGCCAGCCGGCCTGCGCTGTAAATGAACAGCTGGGCGACCATCACTGATTCGGCCCGGCCGCCTTCGATATCGCCGGCCAGCTGAAAGCTTTCGCCGGGGGTATTGCTGAAGCAGTTCAGGTTCAGACAATCGTTCCAGTCGGCATGGCCGATCAGCGGCAGATTGTGCGGCCCTCGGTCTGCCAGCACCCGACGGGCCGACTGGTGCAGGTGGTCCAGCAGGGTTGTACGCTCGGCACTCTGGGGCTTGTCCGCATATCCGACGGGAGCATCGAGAATCGATTCATCGCCGGTTTCGCGAATGTAGGCGTCCGTTGAAACAATCAGCCACAGCGGGTCGTCGCTGAAACCGGTGCCGGCTTCGTGGTTGCCCTGTTTGGTGAGGGGCTGGTACTGGTGATAGCAGGTGCCGTCGGAGTTCTGCGTGGCGGCCAAATCCAGAATCCGCTGTCGGGCCCGCGCGGCTACCATCTGCACGGAGCCGAGCAGGTCCTGATTGGAATCCCGAAACCCCAGCCCGCGTCCGATGCCGGATTCAAACGAACTGGCCGAACGCGACACATTGAACGTAACCATACATTGATACGGATTCCAGGTATTGACCATCCGCCGAACCAGCGGATTGTCTATCTCGGTCTGAAGGGTTCCGAGGAGCTGCTCCCAGTGCCGCCGAAGCTGCTGAAACTTCTCCTCAATCTGCTCGGCTGTCTGAAACCGCCGGAGGACTTCATAACATCGTTCTTTGTTGAGCACGCCGGGAGCGGAAAATTTCTTTTCGGGCGGATTTTCCAGATACCCGAGAACAAAATGAAACGAGCGGGTTTGACCTGCCTCCAGCGTCAGCCGCAGATGGTGGGAACCGACCGGCGCCCAGCCGTGGGCAATGCTGTCAGAAGACTTTCGTAAAAGCACGGCCTGCGGACAGCCGTAATCATTCATATTCCCCAGAAACGCATCGCGGCTGCTGTCAAATCCGACAACCGGTTCGCTGGAGGCGAAAAAGGCATAATGATTGCGGCGTTCGCGGTATTCAGTTTTGTGATAAATCACGCTGCCTTCGACTTCGACCTCGCCGGTGTTCCAGTTTCGCTGAAAATTGGTGGCGTCATCCCAGGCATTCCACAGACAGAACTCCGCATAACTGAAGATGTCGATGGTTTTTTTGCGTCGGCTGTGATTGGTCAGCTGAACCGCCCAGACCTCCGCATCTTCATCGACCGGCACAAAATAGGTCGTCCGGGCTTCGATTTCTCCGAGCCGGCCGGTAATTACGGTATAGCCGAGGCCGTGACGGCACTGGTAAAAATCCAGCGGGCGCCGCATGGGCTTAAAGCTCGGGTTCCAGGTGTCTTGCCCGTCGCAGATGTACAGATAACGGCCGGGATTGTCTTTGGGCACCGCATTGTAAAAATAACGGGTAATCCGCCGCAGCCGGGCATCCCGATAAAAACTGTAGCCGCCGGCCGTATTCGAAATAATCCCCAGATAATCCTGAAATCCCAGATAGTTTATCCACGGAAGAGGGGTGTCGGGTCGCGTGATGACGTATTCCCGAGCCGCCTCATCGAAAAAGCCGTACTTGGATGTCGTCTCCATTTTGCCGTCCTAACCGTGCAGTTTTGTTCCAAATGGCGTTTTCTCTATTGTCTAAAATATTTGCATTAGGGGTTTCTGTAAAGATTATTTTTGGAAGAAAACAAAAAAGGGCCTGCTTTTTTGCAGGCCCCGTCATCCGGAAGGGATGTTTTTTTGTGACGATTACGGATAAAAGCCCTCTGCCAGCCAGTTTTGAGCCATCATGGCAAAGTCCGCCAAATCAACGCGGCAGTAAGACGTTCCCGTGTTATCTACGTTGAAGTGGCTGCCCGGGAAGTCCGTATAGATGCAGCCGGGTTTGCCCGTCAAATTATAGTATTCCTGGGCAATTGTCTCCGGAGTGAGGACATAGTTGTACACCCGCAGGTTGTCAATCAGCCCGTTGAAGTACCGATGGATGCCGCCCTGCGTATCCTGAGGCGATGCTCCGATGAGCATTCCGTTTACCCACGGCAGGAAGGTGCTGCTGGAGGCACTGCCGGAGGTGGCAATGAGACTGCCGTCCACATACACCCGCATGATGTCATCCATCGCCCAGGTCGCCGCAATCATATGCCACTGTCCGTCGCCGGCCATGTTGAAGTTGTTCACCCATGTCGGCCGCCAGGACACCCACGATACCTGAGCCGTCTCGCCCAGCACAAGGGCCCGGGCGTTGGTATAAGTGGAATCCAAATCCGACTCCACCGCCAGTTCAAAAGCCGTATGCGGCCAGCCGTCTCCGTGATTCCAGCCGGACAAAATCGCCGCCACCTTGCTGTAGGGCTCCCCGCCCGGCACGGAATTGACCTTCACCCAGCAGACAATCGACCCTCTGTCCAGACCGCCGCCGATGCCGCCGGCATCCAGCAGACCGGCTTTCGGAAAGCCGTTGTTGCCCAGCGTGACATACTGGTTGAGGCCGTTCAAAGACAGCGCTTGACCGCCGCCGACGCCCGGGGCAAAGGTCGGGCTGCCGACACCGGTGCCGTTGATGTTGTGTCCGCTGGTGTCATTGAGGTTGCCGTCAAAGAGGTATTCGGCCACCTTGCGTTCCACAACCAGCGTAACGACATTCGAATAGAGGTCCGGGAAAGACCCTCCGCCGGATTGGGTCGCCGTATTCCAGACTCGGCAGTAGTAATAGCCCTGATAAGCGCGGTTCGGCGAGGGAATCGTCAGCGTCGGACTGTTGCCGCCAATCGAAGCGCTGATGGCAACGTCGGACGCATCAATCACCCCGTCCTGGGAGAAGTACCACTGGTAGCCGGGCTGCGTGACGCTTTGAACCGTGATGGTAAACTGCGGGTTGGGGCCGCCGATCAGATACCGGGTGCTCACCGGCTGGGCTGTAATCACCGGCAGCGTGCTGAGCGTGTTGAAGGACCAGATGGGACCGATGATGTTGTTGGGTTCCACATCCGCCAGTGTGCTGACGCCGACGGTAAAGGTTTGTTCAAATCCTTCGACGGCTTCCACCACCGCCCAGCGGAACGTGCTGTTAATCGGCAGAAGGATGGGACCATACTGGGATTCAGTCATCGTCAGGCCCGGGTCCACGCCGGTTCTGCCGTGATAATACAGATTGGGATCATCAATGGTCTTGCTCATAAAAACATATTCATCCGCAATCAGCGGATTGACCTCGTATTGTCCGTTGGGGTCTGCTCCCGGTCTCCACTTCAGAAGAGCATTGACGAAGTCGGGATTGGCGGCAAACTCCTGCTCCACGGAGGGATTGCGCGGCCCGAACTCATCAATGATTCCTTCCGGCCAAATCCAGATGTTGTCAATATAAATCGTTGCGCTGCTGCCGGTACCGGTATTGATGCCGAATCCGATATTGGCGCCCCAGCCGCCGATGGCATTGATAATGGCATTTCGCGTTTCCTCATCTATTGTAAACACATACCGATGGGGCAGACCGTCCAGAACCAGCGGCTGCCACATATACAGATTCCAGCCGCCGCTGGGGGCCGCCGTGTTGTGAATAAACCCCAGTTCACACCAACCGGCTGTTATTTCTGAGGCAAACGCCGTCACATCGACCGAAACAACGCTGTTCGGAGACAGAATGGCCTGAATCCAGGGGTTGTCTAAACTATTCCCCATCACAAACAAAGGCAGCTGTACCGTAGCACCCCAGCCGCCGTCGGCATCCACACATTTTAACGAATGGGTTCCCCGCGTAGCGGCCACCGCCGGCAAAAGCGTGTCGGAAATGGCCAGTCCGCCGTTAAACCAGTGGTCATATCGATAGGGTGTAAAACTGGTGTCCGGGCCGCTTTCAAAATCTCCGATTAAAATCGGGTCCATCGCAAAACCGGCGGACAGAAAAAGAAGTCCGAATCCTATACAAATCCAAAACCTGTTTCTTTTCATCTGCTTCCCCTTTCCTTTTCTTCTTATGACTTGAAAATCATTGCCTTTTAGTATTTTCCTCTCAATTCCAGGCGCGGCTGTTCAAACAGACACCAGTCATAACTGATTCCGTCGCCGCCGTCGGTGACGGCCAGTGTCAGAAACCGCTCCTCTGGCCGAATTTCAATGTTGATTTTCTGAATCGACGCCTGCTGATGCGGATTG
This region includes:
- a CDS encoding LamG-like jellyroll fold domain-containing protein; this encodes MKRNRFWICIGFGLLFLSAGFAMDPILIGDFESGPDTSFTPYRYDHWFNGGLAISDTLLPAVAATRGTHSLKCVDADGGWGATVQLPLFVMGNSLDNPWIQAILSPNSVVSVDVTAFASEITAGWCELGFIHNTAAPSGGWNLYMWQPLVLDGLPHRYVFTIDEETRNAIINAIGGWGANIGFGINTGTGSSATIYIDNIWIWPEGIIDEFGPRNPSVEQEFAANPDFVNALLKWRPGADPNGQYEVNPLIADEYVFMSKTIDDPNLYYHGRTGVDPGLTMTESQYGPILLPINSTFRWAVVEAVEGFEQTFTVGVSTLADVEPNNIIGPIWSFNTLSTLPVITAQPVSTRYLIGGPNPQFTITVQSVTQPGYQWYFSQDGVIDASDVAISASIGGNSPTLTIPSPNRAYQGYYYCRVWNTATQSGGGSFPDLYSNVVTLVVERKVAEYLFDGNLNDTSGHNINGTGVGSPTFAPGVGGGQALSLNGLNQYVTLGNNGFPKAGLLDAGGIGGGLDRGSIVCWVKVNSVPGGEPYSKVAAILSGWNHGDGWPHTAFELAVESDLDSTYTNARALVLGETAQVSWVSWRPTWVNNFNMAGDGQWHMIAATWAMDDIMRVYVDGSLIATSGSASSSTFLPWVNGMLIGASPQDTQGGIHRYFNGLIDNLRVYNYVLTPETIAQEYYNLTGKPGCIYTDFPGSHFNVDNTGTSYCRVDLADFAMMAQNWLAEGFYP
- a CDS encoding glycosyl hydrolase family 65 protein; translated protein: METTSKYGFFDEAAREYVITRPDTPLPWINYLGFQDYLGIISNTAGGYSFYRDARLRRITRYFYNAVPKDNPGRYLYICDGQDTWNPSFKPMRRPLDFYQCRHGLGYTVITGRLGEIEARTTYFVPVDEDAEVWAVQLTNHSRRKKTIDIFSYAEFCLWNAWDDATNFQRNWNTGEVEVEGSVIYHKTEYRERRNHYAFFASSEPVVGFDSSRDAFLGNMNDYGCPQAVLLRKSSDSIAHGWAPVGSHHLRLTLEAGQTRSFHFVLGYLENPPEKKFSAPGVLNKERCYEVLRRFQTAEQIEEKFQQLRRHWEQLLGTLQTEIDNPLVRRMVNTWNPYQCMVTFNVSRSASSFESGIGRGLGFRDSNQDLLGSVQMVAARARQRILDLAATQNSDGTCYHQYQPLTKQGNHEAGTGFSDDPLWLIVSTDAYIRETGDESILDAPVGYADKPQSAERTTLLDHLHQSARRVLADRGPHNLPLIGHADWNDCLNLNCFSNTPGESFQLAGDIEGGRAESVMVAQLFIYSAGRLAALLRRRGDAAAADAYEKEAAAMKEAVMQFGWDGKWFRRAYDHFSRPVGSASCDEGKIFIETQGWGVMAGLGLEDGKARQALDSAWEHLADENGMVLVQPAFTYYRDYLGEITSYPPGYKENASVFCHNNTWIIIAETILGRGDKAWELYRRICPAAKEDRLDVYRSEPYCFAQTIAGKDAPLPGEAKNSWLTGTASWTYVALTQYILGIRPEYDGLCIDPCIPPDWKGFTVHRLFRGCRYEIHVSNPGGVMKGIRRLLVNGTPIQGQVVPVFPAGQTVRVNAEMGTKP